Proteins encoded in a region of the Nicotiana tomentosiformis chromosome 9, ASM39032v3, whole genome shotgun sequence genome:
- the LOC138899193 gene encoding uncharacterized protein, producing MNEVDTPCLFNEAQQALNWYRVEVNKLEDEVKELAEKRVMYKLLSEQHEEEVKSLRAELDAAQKGHVDLVEQVNIFEVSDDELDMATNDQNSQVQQKIDRIDQLLAEMNEVKAMAEGWKGKMDRFALEKETDREQLTSVEVQL from the exons ATGAATGAGGTGGATACACCGTGCTTGTTTAATGAAGCACAACAGGCACTGAACTGG TATCGGGTTGAGGTTAACAAGCTCGAGGATGAGGTCAAGGAGCTTGCTGAGAAGAGGGtcatgtataagcttctcagcgagcaacatgAAGAAGAAGTCAAGAGTCTCCGGGCTGAGTTGGATGCGGCTCAGAAGGGGCATGTCGACCTGGTGGAACAggtaaatatttttgaagttagtgatgacgaGTTAGACATGGCGACTAATGACCAAAACTCGCAGGTCCAGCAGAAGATTGACAGGATCGACCAACTCCTAGCTGAGATGAACGAGGTCAAGGCCATGGCCGAAGGGTGGAAAGGAAAAATGGACCGATTTGCTTTGGAGAAAGAGACTGACCGGGAACAGCTGACATCGGTGGAGGTCCAACTCTAA